The window AAGCTAGAAGATAAAAACACATATATTATTAAAATCTAAACAACTGAAGATAATATCATCTTACATACTATCATGGCCAAAATGTCAAACTCCTCGTCATCACACACTTGCTGTTCCAGCTTGGTCTTAGCCTTGGTCAGAGTGTTGACTTTgtccctcctctgcctgcaggtcATCCAGTGTCTGCTGGTGGGCCTCTTGGAGGGCTTTCTTCTCCTTGGTCAGCTTGGCAACACTCTCATCCATAGACGCCATCTCCTCTGTCAGGTTTTTAACCTGTAAATGGCCACAACATATTATACTTCACCATAAAGGGGAGTTATTTAGTTTGTTATATATTGCATTCATTTAATTTAGAACTTAGAAATGTACTATAGATTCAACAAGATGGCAGTGTTCACCACTGTACTGAATAGATTCAACACAATGAATGGGGAGTTCCCCACAACTGAAATTCTACTATTGTGTCATAATATTCCCTGCACCCACGATACAACTTGAATTCCATTTCTGTTAAGCTATGTTTTGAGTTGATTATTGTTGGTTAGACTGTCTATGGTAAAACACAAGACCTTGTTTTCAGTGGCGTGCTTCTCCTTCTCCACTTTGGCCAGGGTGAGCTCCAGGTCATCAATGTCCTTCTTCAGCTCAGAGCACTCATCCTCCAGCTTCCTCTTCTTGGCAGTCAACTCAGCATtgatctcctcctcatcctccagccTCTCAGTCGTCTCTTTGATTTTGGCCTCCAGCTGGATCTTGCTCTTGATGAGCCCCTCACACCTTTCCTCAGCATCGTTCAGACTCTCTCCTTCCTGGTTTCAGAACAGGAGGAAGAATCAGAGGCCTCACTTTAGTGAAAGATATCAATAGAAATTCATGAAACATATACAGCATATAACATGGGCAATATAAATGTGAGTTAGCCACATACTTCACAgagtgtttatatgtgtgtgtaaatgtgccCATACGAGGGTAGTTTTTCACTCACAGATGCTATTTGGAGCGCCAGGTCGTTCTTCTCCTGCGTCAGGGCCACCAACTTCTCCTCCATTTGCTTCTTTGTGGCCAGAGCCTTTGCCAGGTCTGTTGTCATCTTCTCATAGTTCTCCTTCATGTTGGCCAGCTCCTTCTCAGTCTCAGCGCTCTGCAGCAGGGGCTTGATCTTGAAGTACAACTTCATCCATGGCCAGGTTTTGACATTCATGAATGAGCGGATGTTGTACTGGATGGCGTAAATTGATTCTCTGGTCGACAGAAAGGATGGAGTGGCATGGTGAGTGACATGCTTAAAGCTACATTCTGGGATTAGATGAACAACAAAACAGAACCACCTGCCACTGTTTGTTTACAGCTGAGGAATGGGGCTAGGGACATGTAACCCCTCCTAAATTCATAGACAGTTCactagatgcaaggactgacaggTCATGCATtttaagctcatgaggcattttatATACTTCAAGAATGAATATTTAAGTGCCACACATTTTAAATGACAATTGAACAGCCAAATCCCAAACTGCAGCGAttaagctagaatccttagttgctacatccatttctgGACTAAATGTATTAACCCAAAAGCTTTAGTAGACCATTATAAGATGTACTTTCTCATTCTGAACAACTCAcagcatatacagtatgtaatcaTAATGCATTAGATACAGGTGGTTGACAGAAAGCTTTGCCAAGATGTCTACTATtcttcacctcctctccatcatctTGCTAAACTCTCTCCTCATGAGGAATCCACGGCTGAGCGCCTGGACCATGCCGACCAGAGTGGCCAgcttctcatctctcatctcctccaggACACCCAGCAGACCGGCTTTGAAGAACACCTGAGACACAGGTTAACATGGTCAATGGAACCACAGATGGTGACAGATTGAATGGAAACAGATAACTGCAGCCATACCACTCTAACACCATGCGCATGATAATGAGTTTAGTTTCTCTTCTATACTTGTGATGAATGACTGAAGAAAAACACTACAATGATTTTCCACTTTTTCCATTAGTAAAATGAAGAAGAAATAAGAAAATAGTGGGAATACCAACTGAAGTGATTTTAAATTATCATAATAGTTATGTTTTGTTGTCATCTTTTCCTGGGAGTATTTGACTGaccttggtgtgtccaaacttgtaaTCCTCGTGATTCACATCAATGGACCCAAGCAGCTTCTCAGAAGCCTTCTTGTTGTCCATGAACTGGCCCTCAGGGATGACGCTGGCATTCAGTACTTTGTACCTGAATGAGGAGACAGTTTTAAAGTATGTCAAGTTGTAATAAGTTGGTTATATTACATAAAAGGTAAGAATATTATGATGCTGGGAAAACCCTTGGAGCAGATATGTTATgtggtgggtatgtgtgtgcacttgtgtttgtgtgcgtgtgtacctCTGCTTGAAATCAGCATAGATGATTCTGCTGGGGAAGCCCTTTCTGCAGATCCTGATACCCTCCAGTACACCATTACACCTGAGCTGGTGGATAACCAGGAAGTTCTCCATCAGACCTGGTAAAACAAAACAAGTTTCTTTTAATACTCATAAACAGATTATAGATTGGGATTGTTAAGgttactgatactgtactgataaGATGACATATTTAACTCAATATTTCTTGTACCTGGAGTCTTTGACTCGTTGGGGATCAGGCAGCGCACAAAGTGAGGATGAGTGCTCCTCAAGTTGGTCATCAGCTTTTGTAAGTTCTCCTGTAAGAGGGTTACAAACCATTTTTTCAGAAATCATTTATGATAATCAATGCACCTTTTAAAGGACTGAATATACACATTTCAAAAGCTCACCCTGAACTGGGAGGACACAGTCTGCATGGAACCACCCTTCTTCTTGCCTCCTTTCTTGGCTTTATCTGTTAAAATGGGGAAAAGTTAAAGATAACTAGAAAAGTAAATTTCCTAGAGCGGGTggaataatagaaaaataataagaaTATGTAAGAAATCTAGAGTGGTCTTGTCTTCAGCAAACACACTAATTATAATCCAGAGAATCTCTGGTTAACTTCACACGTATCTAGAGGCAAATGCTGTCAATCAGATTGTGTAGAATAACACCTAATGTGTGATTAAATTAACCCAGTAATAAACCCTGAGAAATTGTGATATATTCAAGGACTTTAAAGAAAATTGTAACTGGTGCTTAATTAAATCTTTTGACGTGATGCTAGTCTTACCctcaggagggggagggggatacaGGGCAGCCAGAAGTTTGACTCCTGACTTCCCGTACAACTGACAAACTGAGTCGTTCAGGGGGTCCTTGTTCTTCTCCAGCCATCCAGTGATGTTGTAGTCCACAGTACCGGCGTAGTGCACCAGGGAGAAGTGGGCCTCTGCCTTGCCTTTGGCAGGCTTGGGCTTCTCAAACGCATTTGTTTTGCCAAGATGCTGGGCGTACAGCTTGTCCTTGAAGGTAGTGTCTGAAGACTTGGGGAACATGCACTCCTCTTCAAGGATGGAGAAGATGCCCAATGGCTTTACGAAAAGAGATGTATATCAAATTAGTGATATTTCCATTTAGGATCACATTAACTCCTTTAGTAAACATGCTGTTATAGGATTATATTCATTTAGAGGCACATAATAGGAAACATATTGAGATCTCAACAGTCAGATACTGATAATATCTCACACAGCGTTCCATTTGAGCTTTGCTGTTGAGGTCCATTATAATCCTCATAGACATCTTACCTTCTCAATAAGCTCAATGCAGGCAGCCAAGTCCATGCCGAAGTCAATGAAGGCCCAGACGATTCCCTCCTTCTTGTACTCCTCTTGCTCCAGGACGAAcatggtgtggttgaaaaactgtTGCAGTTTCTCATTGGTGAAGTTGATGCACAGCTGCTCCATGCTGTTGTACTGTTGATGGAATTTTAAAAGGGGTAATTTCATCATACAAGTTTGTAATCCATCTCAATCACAACTAATTGTCTTGTTCTGGTCTCATACTCACATCAAAGATCTCAAACCCGGCAATGTCTAACACACCGATATAGAACTGCCTTGGATTCTTGGTGTCCAACATCTCATTGATCCGGATGACCATCCACAAGAACATCCTCTCATAGATGGACTTGCCCAGAGCACTGACTGAGTTATTAACCTGCAATGATAATACCTCAAATGAATACATGAGATATTGACCATGTCTGGTGATAAGACCTTGGGATAAACAGCATCACAATTTTTAAAAAGCAATGCACTTATCCCCAAAAATATTACGGTGCTCAGAAATTGGTAGATACTGTGTTTTGCAGTCTTACCTGAGGCACAGTCTGTCCCTTGGTCACATACTCATTGCCGACCTTCACTCTGGGGTAGCACAGAGCTTTCAACATCTCAGCTGAGTTCAGGCCCAGCAGGTAGCCAATTTTATCAGCCACTGGAGAGACAACCAACAACAACAGATTCGGTCACACAAGAACGCTTTTTTTCTGACGTTAAACTGGCAAATTAGTTTGGATAACTTCTTTGTGGGTTAGGTTTTGATTCACCCACATCCATAACTTCAAGTCATTTGAGGAGGTTGTACCTGTTCTCCAAAAATGATCTCCTGCCTGATTTTCATGTGGCACTGTCTGTCTTAGGtgttctatttctatgttgggGACTGGGAATAGGACTAATGCTTTACATATTGTATATCTATGAGTGGGACTCACCCTCTGTGCCGTCTGGCTCGGCCTGCTCCTCACGTTGCTTCTGCTTGAATTTCAAGTTTCCATGGTGCAATACAGCTCCTGTCAGCTTATAGATGCCAAGCTTCTCTTCATTAGTGAAGCCCAGGATTGTAATGGCATCCTGGCATTAAAGATGAAGTACAACAGTGATGAACTAGCTTTGGTCAGTTACACTACAGTTCTGTGCTGCTCACTGCAGAACAAATGGGATGGATAGATTTGACTGGCTTCTCTGTTACACATGATTACGCTTGGCAAACACATTAGTAGATGGCAGCACAGTTCCACAGGGCACTTAGTGGTGCTCTATAGTGGAAGGCACGAAGAGTTCCTTGAGGCACATGTCTAACAAACACAAGGCATTTAGAATCAAACAAAAAATACATGAACATTCCTAGCAAGTTGGAATTACACAGAGCATTCAGTGTGTATGGTGGTCCTATCCATTCTATATGTAGAGTTTGGTTAACCCTTTGTTTAACTCACATCTGTGGCATCCAACTCTTCCTTGTCATTAATGCTGGCCACAGCGATCTGTCCCTGGCTGCACATGGGGAAGTCGTAGGGGTTGGTGGTGATGAGCGACATTTCTGTGGACAGCAGAGAACAGCTTGTCAGTTAAATCTCTTAGAATTCTGCTGTTCCTACTTTACAGTATCTCTCCCTCCTTTACTCAATAGATGGACTCAAGGATACATGTAGTATATAATAAATAGCATCAAAAGAGGAGACTGAGACTTGTGGATTTGTGCATCACAGTGTATTACTTGATAGATATTTCCCAGAGACCCTCCAAATGTCTAGATGCCTTGTTACCTTGGATGTAATCATTGTAATAGTATTATTAATTTTGACTATGAATATTTTTTTGAAGTTCCACAGATGGGGGTGGGAATAATTTCCCATGAACCTCTACTTTGCCGTACCAACTATGTCAGGTTTGTGGCCTGTCATCATCTGGAAGAAGATGTGGTAGCCTCTCTCATCGGGCAGCTGGAAGGACACTCTGGACTTCTCCAGCAggtctgagagaggaagagagagagaaagagagagagtatattataatataatataatattatattatatttgtcTATATGATCTTCAAAAAAAGATCTGTGTGGATTTAGGAAGGCATTGAGAAATAATCAAAACCAACTCACAGGTCTCAATGTCAGCTTTAGCCAGTTTACCACCTTGGAAGTGAATCCTGATGAATTTACCCTGTAGTAGAGCATGAGGGTTAGAAATAGGTCAACAAATAAATCAACATTTTACTTTGATAGACCCCTTTAAATGTTACAGTTTGTTGCACATCTATTGAAATGACAATAGGGAACTACTGAAATACATCTTTCGAATATAAGGTAACTTCCACAGTGTGCCCTTCATACTACTTACAAAGCGAGACGAGTTGTCGTTCCTCACTGTCTTGGCATTACCGTAAGCCTCCAGTAGAGGGTTAGCTGCAATGATCTGATCCTCAAGAGACCCCTGATTGAGACAAACACAACTTGCTCAGAAACTGGTATAGCACATTTTTCTCAATTGATCACTTTTCTTGAAACATGATTCAACAAAACTGAAATTAAAAGGCAAGCATAAGAACAACCTACCTGCATTTTGCTGGGGTCtacttccttcttcttctctccaccaGACACTGCAATGGTGGCAAAGTACTGGATGACACGCTTGGTGTTGACAGTCTTTCCTGCACCGGATTCTCCGCTGGTTTAtatgacagagaaagaggggtttTAGTTACATGTTTGAGTGTCAGATTGGCTTTCACTAAGAAATAGCATAGAAAAATACACTGTTAACCTGTGTTCTGACATAAGTCTTTAACAAATAATCATTCTCATCGACTCGTTATTACACAGAGCCTGATGCTCTAATCCATTCATAATGTCATGTATTTCATCACACCAAGTGACACTTTCTCAAGTGACATTTTAGTAAACAACTTACGTAATCAGGATGGACTGGTTCTCcttatctggaaccaaaaaacaCATTGCTTATCATACTCAAGCAACATTCAGGGGCCATTATTTCATTCATAGCATCATCATGAATTTCAATTTGGAACATTTTCCATTCAAGGGTAGTGAAATCAGATATTCCCAGCAAACTGTATTTACCTAAACTAGAAAATAGGAGATACCTCTCTGAAGCATATTTCAATTTCCATTGATGCATGCATCCATCCATGAGCATCCATTTGTCCATCCATCCAATCATCCATTCATGCAACCGACCATCCTTtcatccgtccatccatccatccatccaaccatccatccatccaacaatCCATTCTtccgtccatccatccaaccatccttCCATCCGTCGAtccatttatccatccatccatgggAGCTTGTACCAATCAGCATGAACTGAAAGGCGTTGTCAGAGACGGAGAAGATATGGGGTGGAGCCTccatcctcttcttccctctgtaGGCGTTGACAACATCTGAGTCGTACACAGGGAGCCACTTGTAGGGGTTCACCGTGGCACAGAAGAGCCCCGAGTAGGTCTGGATGAAAGCATAATTACATTAGGAGATTAACAAAATCAGATTGACATTTACCTGGATTTATGTGAGGATGTGGGGGTACTTTGGTATACTGATGTGGACTACTGTATTGATATGTTTTGGTTTCTACCTTTCATTtatgtgtagtactgtatgtgtatatttattatgttcatgtatgtgtgtgtttgtatgtgcaggTTTCTTACATAGATCATCCATGCTGCATAACGCTCTTTGAGGTTATACAACACAGAGGCTTCATTCAGGTAGGTCATCATGGCCATGTCCTCAATCTTGTCGTATTTAGGAGGGTTCATCTCATAGATGTCTGCATCTTTGAACACTTTTCCTTCCTGAAACAGTCAGAAATCTAGATTACACACAGATCAAAGTGGACATGACTGAATGCTTTTTGCTCATTAAATACATGTTGAATCTTTAAAAAAATGCATATCAACATTTAATCCAACTACTTAGTTATCACCCACTGACACATATCTGGTGTTTCTTGACTAGTCAATTACAAACAATCTATGCCATTGTTAAGTAGCTGCGTTAAAGATGATGTGTTTGAAGGTTATATTCtgcttacaaaaaaaacaagaaatgcTTCATAATATTTATTTTGTTAAATATTTTATATTGAAATGTTTTTGATCATTTCGATGAGTTTTCAAGAAATTGAGTAATTGCACAAACTTGAATACTTTTCAGATCAGACTTACCTCCTTAGTGCCGTCAGGTTTCGTGACTGTTACAGTACACTTCCCATCGGCCCTGGCAGTGACCAGACCCTTAAGGTACAGCTCCGCCTTGTCTGTCACATAGCAGGCGTTCTTTGAATCAAAGGGTGCGGCTTGtgcctccatcctctccttctcaGATTTACGAAGGTATATGGCAGCCTTGCCGTAGATTTTCATCTCCGCGTCCGTACTCATGTTGACGGATAACTAGGAAAGAGATGAAACAAGGAACATGATTGACTCTGTGGTGCTTCCTCCCCAGTCAACAGAGTTAGGTGAGCGGTATCTCTAACCAAATATTCTCATCACTTTTTATGTGGAGACTCAAAATGTGTCTCACCTTCTTTTTCCCCTCCTACAGATGAATGTGTACTTCTTAGAGGACCCTGTGAAACATAAGGTGTTGTGAAAAAGCACAAGTCtaaagcagtggaggctgctgaggggaggagggctcatagtaatgactggagcgtagcaaatggaatggcatcagacacctggaagccatgtgtttgatgtgtttgataccattccacctttTCCTCTCCAGTCActaccacaagcccatcctccccaattaaggtaaaACCATCCTCCTGTGGTCCAAAGCCTCATCATTTAGTCCCCGAAGGCCTAGAAAGCATTTATCTCAATCATTACAGCCATGTCCAATTCATCTTttataccttcatttaactaggcaaggcagttaagaacaaatacttctTTTGCAATAACATCCTAACCCCGCcaatccctcccctaacccgggctgTGCCaactgtgcactgccctatgggactcccgatcacagccgtttgtgatacagcccggaatcGAACCAAGgcctgcagtgacacctctagcactgagttgCGGTGACTtagaccaggtcgcagttgcaaatgagaacgtgttctcaacaagtctacctggttaaattaaggtgaaataaaagaccgctgcgtcactcaggAGCTGAGGTGCCACTGGTAACTTTCATTTTCCTAGTGACAACACACTTTACCACTATTTTGTTATTTGATTAAAATGAATACCAGCTGAAAACCCAGTTACATTCTAGACCCTTCA is drawn from Oncorhynchus tshawytscha isolate Ot180627B unplaced genomic scaffold, Otsh_v2.0 Un_contig_447_pilon_pilon, whole genome shotgun sequence and contains these coding sequences:
- the LOC112241704 gene encoding myosin heavy chain, fast skeletal muscle-like, with the protein product MSTDAEMKIYGKAAIYLRKSEKERMEAQAAPFDSKNACYVTDKAELYLKGLVTARADGKCTVTVTKPDGTKEEGKVFKDADIYEMNPPKYDKIEDMAMMTYLNEASVLYNLKERYAAWMIYTYSGLFCATVNPYKWLPVYDSDVVNAYRGKKRMEAPPHIFSVSDNAFQFMLIDKENQSILITGESGAGKTVNTKRVIQYFATIAVSGGEKKKEVDPSKMQGSLEDQIIAANPLLEAYGNAKTVRNDNSSRFGKFIRIHFQGGKLAKADIETYLLEKSRVSFQLPDERGYHIFFQMMTGHKPDIVEMSLITTNPYDFPMCSQGQIAVASINDKEELDATDDAITILGFTNEEKLGIYKLTGAVLHHGNLKFKQKQREEQAEPDGTEVADKIGYLLGLNSAEMLKALCYPRVKVGNEYVTKGQTVPQVNNSVSALGKSIYERMFLWMVIRINEMLDTKNPRQFYIGVLDIAGFEIFDYNSMEQLCINFTNEKLQQFFNHTMFVLEQEEYKKEGIVWAFIDFGMDLAACIELIEKPLGIFSILEEECMFPKSSDTTFKDKLYAQHLGKTNAFEKPKPAKGKAEAHFSLVHYAGTVDYNITGWLEKNKDPLNDSVCQLYGKSGVKLLAALYPPPPPEDKAKKGGKKKGGSMQTVSSQFRENLQKLMTNLRSTHPHFVRCLIPNESKTPGLMENFLVIHQLRCNGVLEGIRICRKGFPSRIIYADFKQRYKVLNASVIPEGQFMDNKKASEKLLGSIDVNHEDYKFGHTKVFFKAGLLGVLEEMRDEKLATLVGMVQALSRGFLMRREFSKMMERRESIYAIQYNIRSFMNVKTWPWMKLYFKIKPLLQSAETEKELANMKENYEKMTTDLAKALATKKQMEEKLVALTQEKNDLALQIASEGESLNDAEERCEGLIKSKIQLEAKIKETTERLEDEEEINAELTAKKRKLEDECSELKKDIDDLELTLAKVEKEKHATENKVKNLTEEMASMDESVAKLTKEKKALQEAHQQTLDDLQAEEGQSQHSDQG